The following is a genomic window from Drosophila busckii strain San Diego stock center, stock number 13000-0081.31 chromosome 2L, ASM1175060v1, whole genome shotgun sequence.
TAAAATACTTCTGCGCATAAGTTTAAAAGCGCTGAGTAGATTAAAGAGAACACACAATACTGACTCACCATATCTCTGTAATTTAGGTATTATCTCCTTATAAATAGCAGATTCTTTTCGCAATACACCTTTACGTTCACATTCTTCTCGATATTGCAGATTCTGCTGCGGCAGCGtctttataaaataatcaaacaaaCGTTCCTTAGCTGAAAGCGTCGATGCAGCTACAATAGTTAATGTATAATACTCTCCTAGAAAGCCAGAGcagtttgttatttgctttaattgaatatCCTTTATGTAGAGCTTTTCAGTTTCTATTTGTTTGGCTGACAGCTGAGTTTTCAGAATTTCTATGCACTCTTCGGTGCTGACAAGTTGCAGTGTCGTCATGTCAGCAGCTAAGGCGTAGCTTAAATGATTGCAGAGACTGCAAATGGAAGAAGCTGTAAAGCTCTAACTGATAAGAGGCTCTTAATCTTATCTAAGTTGTAAAGATAAACAGCAGAGATGgcatataaatactatatgtttaaattaagtaagcaaacaagcgctgattcatttaatttatttataataatctttattagagtttaaaaaaaaaacgaaaaacatttaagcatACAGCTCTTCATTTTGCATAAGATAATCCAGCAGCTCTTCAACTGGCGCCATTATCTTTTGCTCATAGCCAGGCTGCAATTTCATTACTCTCAAAAGTAATTCATTGCGCTCAGTATTGAGAAAATAATCGAATTTTTCAGGCTCTTCAGCACGCAGTTTGTTTGCAATGACTGAAGACATTTTGGTCTGTGGCTCAGTTAGCGCCCAAATGGTTAAGGCAGCCAAACGCATTTGCTGACACTGCTGCTCAAACTGTGCACGACTAAACAAATCAGCTGCTAGGCCCAGACGCTTGAATTCAGCTTGtagtgcattaaaataatgctCCAGGCACTGCTCATAGATGAGCGCACGTTCGCTGGCTGTGGGCACAATATAAAGCAGGAAGAGCACATCCAGCAAAGGTGAACAATATTTGGTTAACTGAAAGTCcacaatgcagcagctgttgggcAGACTAGCAGCAGTGTCAGCAAAACCAAAGAATATGTTACGATCCCAAGTATCGCGATGACAAAGCACATTGCGCATAGATGCGACAGGTGCTACCAGTTGCTCAGTTTTAGCCAAAAGTGCGTAGAGTTTGTCTTTGATAaaagcttgagctgctgctgtttggtaTTTGGCATGACGCGCAGCTAGAAAAACAATGCCCTGCAAAAGATATTGAGTGGCTTATTTAGTTAGTATAACTAGCTTTAAACTCACTTTAATGCCTGTAGTAAACCATTCATTCTGCTGGCTCAAATGCAGCTCTTTCAACACTTCCTTATAGCGCTCGCCTATGCGAAATTGTTCTGCCTCCTCCCATGCTAAACTGGCAGCATGTAAAGCAGCCAAATGCTCCAGCACTAGCTTATAATGAGCCAAGCTATAACTTTCTGTAGGCTGCAAATGTCTATAATGCGCAGTCAGATCCTCCAGCACCATCAAATCTGAACGACTGTAGTAGCAAACTGGATACAGCTTGCGATTCGCTACAAACAAACCAttaattagctttagtttGTATGCTAGAGCTAGTTAGCCTCACCATATTTTTGCACTTGTggcaatatatttgcataaattgccgTTTCCTTTTGAAAAACTCCTTTGCGCTCGCACTCCGCACGCTGCGGCGCATTTTTGTATGGCAAACTTTTAACAAAGTACTGCAAATGTTGTTCCACCTGCTTATAGCTCaactgtagctgcagcttgtagTATTCACCCATATAGCCCATTAGTTCAGCTGCACCCGCTATTAGCTGATAATCCAATATAATTAGTTCTGCATCTGCTTCACTTAAGTCTAAAGTGCGTGCGGCTATGAGGCGACACTCCTCAACGCTTAGGAGCAACATCGTAGCTGAATATATTTGAGCAGACTGTCGAGTTGAACACTTCTTACTATCCACTAAGGCAAACAGCTTCAGTTTGTAGCCAAACATCACTTATCACATATTATCTtatctttatttaataattgtttacaaacGGCTTAAGCAATTAATCAGTTGGGCAGTTATACGCACGAGACTTAAGCACAATCAATTAGTAAGGCACGGATTTTTATTCACTTTGATAGTGAGAAGTAGACATAGCAGACgctataaagtttttttttatttagtaagGTGTAGGGGGAAGTCGGTGAACCCCTTTACGGCCTAGGTATCTGTTCTTTCAGTCCAGATGGGCGCGACAGCTAGTCAAGCAACTAGCGTTAATgctataaagtaaatataatatatccATTCTTGATCTTGCCtctaagaaaaatatttgctaatagACTATAAGAGTTAGAGACTCTAAGGACATACTTTTGGTATTTACTCCtatcttaaatttaaattcagcacACAAACTTTAGTGAGCTCTCGGTGGATGCCAATAGATTAAATGACTTCAGAAGTCTTAAAATGTTTAGCGTCTGCTTTAATACATAAAAGATGAAAGCttcaatttctatatttattttttattctgttTGCAGTAAGTCAATGCCAATAGATCCTCTAAGCAGTCATACATATAACGCTTGTAGTCCGCATGCTCGCGCATTAAGCTCAAAATGCTTTCCGTGCGATCCACAAAGCTAAAGTGTTGAAATTCCTCAGGGCTGTGCTGTTtcaaattctttaaataatcCTTGGGTAAATGCAGCACAGTGGCTACCACGCAATTGTACACCACGCCAAATAACGCCAAGTCCTGCAGGCTCTGCTCGAACTCAGCTCGACTTAGTTGCTCCTCAGCTGgcacaatttgcattgcttgcaactgctgttgcaagttttcATAGTAATAGGCAACCAAACGCGGTTGCAACTCTCTCTGCAAAGCGGGCTCCAGATTGAAATGTGTAGCCATTAGAAAATCAATAGCTGGTGGTGCATAGCGACAGAGCTGAAAGTCCACCAGAACACAGCACAGTTCTGATTGGGATTTGTGAAAGAAAACGTTGCCCAACCAGCTGTCGCGATGTAGAAAGACATTGCGATGTTTAGTCGACGGATTTACCATTTGACTGGCAGCAGTCAAATGTTTTGGCAGCTCCTGAGCTATATAAACTTGAGCTTGCAGATCCTTAGCTACCAAAGGATGTGTGGCAGCTACAGCGAGCACAGCCTGCAAAGTCAAATAAGTTAATGTCTGCATGCATTTAATCTAAGCTCTCACCTTAATGCCTGTTTGCCACCAAGGTATCTCTGGATCTATGGAAAACTCCTGCAGACAGTCCTTGAAttcaacagcaattgttgtcTGCTGACGTCGCTCATAGGCAATGCTGCTGGCATGCAGCGTAGCCAAGGATTTGAGCAAAGGATATAACTGTTGCTCGCTTAAAAATCGCGTGTCCTCAGGCAGCTGCGCATAGCCCAGATCttcaatattttgcataacaaacaaattatcaCGACTATAGTAGCACTTGCCACACCACAAATTGTcagctgtaaataatttatatttaattaaatttattagcatttttgtttatgactTACAGTAATCCATAAGCTTATTTAGCAGCGTGCTATAAAGCGTTGCctcttttttaattacatcTTGAAATACTACAACATCTTGAAATAAAGCTGCTTTAACAAATAGCCGCATTATATGTTCTTCCTCTTGCTCTCCCAACAGCACataattgattattaaatgATAATATTTAGCTAGAAATCCATTTAGCTCTGTTGCGGGCATAGCTTGAACATGTTTAACTattccttgctgctgctgctccttgagcacattttgtaatattatttCACACTCTTCAGCAGTAAATAattcaacagcagccgcaCTTTCCATTTTGTTAACTTGGTTTGTTTACTGTTTAATCAAACTAAGCGCTGTCTCGACAGCAACTAAAGACGCACTGGCAACAAACTGTTGGCGATCAAGTTCATATTGTAGATATGATTAGATTGTTAATCTATGAAAGTTATTGAAGTAAATAAGCGGTTAGTAGACATGCTAGACTACGAACTACCGTAGATATTAAAGAACTACACAACATTTTCGGGATGTCTTCATcctttttatgtatttaaatgaaCTAATAATTCTCATTAGgcacatatttgtatttttgtattatgaAAATTCtcacatattttattgcacttagtaaatttttcacaattgctcatgacaaaaaaaaatgaaaagccaaaagcttCCCCACTTTTTCTTCAGTATCTTTATGATTAGTACGAGTGCGGGTGTCATTAAGTTTTAGTTAtcataataaaagcaataaacatgTTATCGCTAATTTAAGTCAAATATTTACgcttaatcaaataaaatgcaaaatctACAAAGTGGAACAGTTTATTCTGATGgaatgaaaatggaaatggaacagattattttttgttgattttgttgatttatattGAGTACTAAGtacatatgaaaatatttatatatctttttAATCAAGTATCGTGTCGCGAAAAATGTTTTCATgtttttgaactttttttcGGGTTTTCacttcaaattataaattgaacatTCGGAACATGCgcctttaatttaattgttataactTATTAAGTTTCACAACAAACTTATGCTTCAAATTGCAGTCAACATCGTTATATCCATAAACCATACGATTGGTATAGACTACACATTCCTCATTGCCATCCCGATTGTTGGGCTCGCCGGGTAGCCAGGGCATATATTTCATAGTTTTTTGATCATGCTCGGACACGAACTCTGCTTTGGTATTCAGGGCTGCAATACCAATCCATATTTCATCTTCATATGGCTTGCCCAATTTGAAGCCATTGTCTATAAGAAATTTCGTgatttgctcttgttgtttttctgttttatgcaataataatgTGGCATTTAGCTTGTCACATTTGCGATAGGCATTGAAAAAGTTTGCCttaaatagaattaaattaaattaaaaaattaataaacttaaacaaattatttactttgttgGGAAACAAGCGCAGACAGCTGCcagcaacttttttaaatttttttggaCAGGCGGCACTATGCATATCCATAATAAAGCtgaatagcaaacaaatatagaaaaatagtCTCATGACAAGAAAGTTTAACAAACtgtattaaaaagtaaactaaatttgcatttatatatattgcgaTAAAGCGTAACTAATTCAAAAACTATGTGGAGTTTAGCTatgctatttaaataattataaacgcctaggcaatataaaaatattataagttGTTGCTCTAAAATGTAAAGAAGCGCagagttaataaaaatagttcactaaaattgtattatataattgtataaGTGTATTTATATGTTGGTGTTTATATTACAGTTTTTTATTAGACTAAGGCGTAAAAGTTAAGGCACATTATGtacttaattttatacttGACTATAGTATACACTTTATAAAGAACGTTCTGCCATTGACACAGCCACTTCGTATACCTCGCCGCATATTCTTTGCATTATATCAGcaaattctttattttgttgcatatactttaaaattgtatCACTGCGATTAACGTATTTATATTCATTGGTAACATAATGCGTTGGCACATTTATCATTGTGGCTGCAAGAGCATTGTAAACAGTTGCAACCAAACGATACTCTTCATATGATTGCAGCAGTTGCGCTTTGCTTAGCAGCTCATTGGCAGCCAGACCAAAGTGTTGCAAGTCCGCTTGCAGCCAATTGTAGTAGAAATCCAAGCACTGCAGCTCGCATTGCGCACGTGTCTGGCTTGTAAGATTAAGATACAAACAGAAGGCCAAGTCCACAGCTGGTGGGGAATAGCGACAGGTTTGATAGTCCACCAACAAAGCGGGTTGCTGCTGAGCAAAGAATATATTGCCCGCCCAAAGATCGCGATGGCAGAGCACATTTCTATATTTTCTAGCAGGCTGCACTTGCTCGTACACACGCTCAACTATGCCAGGCAGTTGTTGGTTGataaagtttttttctttgttggaATGATATTGTGGCAAGCTACGCAGCACGTCCAGCACAGCTTTGAGTCCGGTGCTAAACCAGGCAATGTTAGCAGCCACTGTAATTTCCTGCAGCTTGTGGCCAAATGTCAAGCCAATATTTTTGCCACTACGCTGCTCGTAGACAAAGCTGGCAGCATGAAAAGCGGCAAGTGAACGCAGcacttgttgcagctgctctaGTGTTAGCAGCTTGCTTGTTGCCAAGGCATAGCCCTGCTGTGTAATATCCTGCAGCACGCAGAGATCAGCGCGCGTGTAGTAACAATTGGCGCTCCATTTAATGCGTgctgaaattttgtttaataattaaaaatattttataaatttgctttaagaCGCTACacacaatatttttgcatattggcTAATAGTTGCTCATACAGCCACGCCTCTTTGCTAAATATGGCCTCCTTTTCGGTTTCATCGCTTTGTTGCGGCAGCGCCTTGACAaa
Proteins encoded in this region:
- the LOC108602456 gene encoding uncharacterized protein LOC108602456, whose product is MLLLSVEECRLIAARTLDLSEADAELIILDYQLIAGAAELMGYMGEYYKLQLQLSYKQVEQHLQYFVKSLPYKNAPQRAECERKGVFQKETAIYANILPQVQKYANRKLYPVCYYSRSDLMVLEDLTAHYRHLQPTESYSLAHYKLVLEHLAALHAASLAWEEAEQFRIGERYKEVLKELHLSQQNEWFTTGIKGIVFLAARHAKYQTAAAQAFIKDKLYALLAKTEQLVAPVASMRNVLCHRDTWDRNIFFGFADTAASLPNSCCIVDFQLTKYCSPLLDVLFLLYIVPTASERALIYEQCLEHYFNALQAEFKRLGLAADLFSRAQFEQQCQQMRLAALTIWALTEPQTKMSSVIANKLRAEEPEKFDYFLNTERNELLLRVMKLQPGYEQKIMAPVEELLDYLMQNEELYA
- the LOC108595940 gene encoding uncharacterized protein LOC108595940 encodes the protein MRLFVKAALFQDVVVFQDVIKKEATLYSTLLNKLMDYSDNLWCGKCYYSRDNLFVMQNIEDLGYAQLPEDTRFLSEQQLYPLLKSLATLHASSIAYERRQQTTIAVEFKDCLQEFSIDPEIPWWQTGIKAVLAVAATHPLVAKDLQAQVYIAQELPKHLTAASQMVNPSTKHRNVFLHRDSWLGNVFFHKSQSELCCVLVDFQLCRYAPPAIDFLMATHFNLEPALQRELQPRLVAYYYENLQQQLQAMQIVPAEEQLSRAEFEQSLQDLALFGVVYNCVVATVLHLPKDYLKNLKQHSPEEFQHFSFVDRTESILSLMREHADYKRYMYDCLEDLLALTYCKQNKK
- the LOC108595951 gene encoding perlucin-like protein, with the translated sequence MHSAACPKKFKKVAGSCLRLFPNKANFFNAYRKCDKLNATLLLHKTEKQQEQITKFLIDNGFKLGKPYEDEIWIGIAALNTKAEFVSEHDQKTMKYMPWLPGEPNNRDGNEECVVYTNRMVYGYNDVDCNLKHKFVVKLNKL
- the LOC108602226 gene encoding uncharacterized protein LOC108602226, with protein sequence MLLTRAECVAILKNFLNAQKFELLNYDLVSDKSAIGYLGDYYALILSYRLADAPNEQQQKFFVKALPQQSDETEKEAIFSKEAWLYEQLLANMQKYSRIKWSANCYYTRADLCVLQDITQQGYALATSKLLTLEQLQQVLRSLAAFHAASFVYEQRSGKNIGLTFGHKLQEITVAANIAWFSTGLKAVLDVLRSLPQYHSNKEKNFINQQLPGIVERVYEQVQPARKYRNVLCHRDLWAGNIFFAQQQPALLVDYQTCRYSPPAVDLAFCLYLNLTSQTRAQCELQCLDFYYNWLQADLQHFGLAANELLSKAQLLQSYEEYRLVATVYNALAATMINVPTHYVTNEYKYVNRSDTILKYMQQNKEFADIMQRICGEVYEVAVSMAERSL